In Deinococcus maricopensis DSM 21211, one genomic interval encodes:
- a CDS encoding TetR/AcrR family transcriptional regulator, with translation MTDTTRERILTHAARLFVERGYHGVSMREVAEAVGVTKPALYHHYADKEALFLAILDASLADLETLLAAARAEAGVREQLTALVGRMLTDAPRYRAGLQLASELKHVTAERRANFEGRYRAAWAGGIAALIGQGVQNGTLREDVDAAFLARTLMGLAYPLVTSGRPVDDPDGLARTLVSVYLDGVARR, from the coding sequence ATGACCGACACGACCCGCGAGCGCATCCTGACGCACGCCGCGCGCCTGTTCGTGGAGCGCGGCTACCACGGCGTGAGCATGCGCGAGGTCGCGGAAGCCGTGGGCGTCACGAAACCCGCCCTGTACCACCACTACGCTGACAAGGAAGCGCTGTTCCTGGCGATCCTGGACGCGTCCCTCGCGGACCTGGAGACGCTCCTCGCCGCCGCGCGCGCCGAAGCGGGCGTGCGTGAGCAGCTCACGGCCCTGGTGGGCCGCATGCTGACCGACGCGCCCCGCTACCGCGCGGGCCTGCAGCTCGCCAGCGAACTGAAGCACGTCACCGCGGAACGCCGCGCGAACTTCGAGGGCCGCTACCGCGCGGCGTGGGCAGGCGGCATCGCCGCGCTGATCGGGCAGGGCGTCCAGAACGGCACGCTGCGCGAGGACGTCGACGCGGCGTTCCTGGCGCGCACCCTGATGGGCCTGGCGTACCCGCTCGTCACGTCGGGCCGCCCGGTAGACGACCCGGACGGTCTCGCCCGCACGCTCGTGAGCGTGTACCTGGACGGCGTGGCCCGCCGCTAG
- a CDS encoding HAD hydrolase-like protein yields MLTHIAFDFDGTLADSLPLVLDLYNDLAAQRGYARITADNFGALRALSVRERCRAVGLPLHHLPGFITQLATRYRHVTDALALHEGVPEVLRDLHARNVRVCVVSTNHAENIRDVLRRHDLLGIVGDVHTSNRMFGKAHLLRALVRRERISPAQLLYVGDEVRDVQASHAAGVAVAAVTWGADLPSALRAAQPTFLVDRPAALLAQLEGRVPGT; encoded by the coding sequence ATGCTCACCCACATCGCCTTCGACTTTGACGGGACCCTCGCGGACTCCCTGCCGCTGGTGCTGGACCTGTACAACGACCTTGCCGCGCAGCGCGGGTACGCGCGCATCACCGCCGACAACTTCGGCGCGCTGCGCGCCCTGAGCGTCCGCGAGCGCTGCCGCGCTGTCGGCCTGCCCCTGCATCACCTGCCGGGCTTCATCACGCAGCTCGCCACGCGGTACCGGCACGTCACCGACGCGCTCGCGCTGCATGAGGGCGTCCCGGAGGTCCTGCGCGACCTGCACGCTCGCAACGTGCGCGTCTGCGTCGTGTCCACGAACCACGCGGAGAACATCCGGGATGTGCTGCGCCGCCACGACCTGCTGGGCATCGTCGGGGACGTGCACACCAGCAACCGCATGTTCGGCAAGGCGCACCTGCTGCGCGCCCTTGTGCGGCGCGAACGCATCAGCCCCGCCCAGCTGCTGTACGTCGGCGACGAGGTGCGTGACGTCCAGGCCAGCCACGCTGCGGGCGTCGCCGTGGCCGCGGTCACGTGGGGCGCCGACCTGCCGTCGGCCCTGCGCGCGGCGCAGCCGACGTTCCTCGTGGACCGTCCCGCAGCGCTGCTCGCTCAGCTGGAAGGCCGGGTCCCCGGAACCTGA
- a CDS encoding endonuclease III domain-containing protein produces the protein MPRRSALPPRAPRPTLAQQHPPRPDLGVIAARLRERYLPTLPAPRVSAEPLDDLIEAVLNQQNTRATTERQYAALRRAYPTWDAALADGPDGIEAVLRDAGGGLARVKADYVWNILYALLERGDLSLQHLRHLDDADARTALESLPGVGMKTASALLLFDLARPAMPVDGHIDRVSKRLHLIPERWNVLKAERWYDEVLPRDWAQRYAYHVATIRHGRETCLTRAPRCNACVLRDLCPSEPLLNPDA, from the coding sequence ATGCCGCGCCGCTCTGCCCTCCCTCCACGCGCGCCCCGCCCGACGCTCGCACAGCAGCACCCGCCGCGCCCGGACCTCGGCGTGATCGCCGCGCGCCTCCGCGAACGCTACCTCCCCACCCTGCCGGCACCGCGCGTCAGCGCCGAACCGCTCGACGACCTGATCGAAGCCGTCCTGAACCAACAGAACACCCGCGCCACCACTGAGCGGCAGTACGCCGCGTTGCGCCGCGCGTATCCCACCTGGGACGCCGCGCTCGCCGACGGCCCCGACGGCATCGAGGCGGTCCTGCGCGACGCGGGCGGCGGCCTCGCCCGCGTCAAGGCCGACTACGTCTGGAACATCCTATACGCCCTGCTGGAACGCGGCGACCTCAGCCTGCAGCACCTGCGGCACCTGGATGACGCTGACGCGCGGACGGCGCTGGAGAGCCTGCCCGGCGTCGGCATGAAAACCGCGTCAGCGCTGCTGCTCTTCGACCTCGCCCGCCCCGCCATGCCCGTCGACGGCCACATCGACCGCGTCAGCAAACGCCTGCACCTCATCCCGGAACGCTGGAACGTCCTGAAAGCCGAACGGTGGTACGACGAGGTTCTCCCCCGTGACTGGGCGCAGCGGTACGCGTATCACGTTGCCACGATCCGGCATGGCCGCGAAACCTGCCTGACCCGCGCGCCCCGCTGCAACGCGTGCGTCCTGCGCGACCTGTGCCCCAGCGAACCCCTCCTGAACCCGGACGCGTAA
- a CDS encoding DUF6766 family protein, with the protein MSRIWKHNGLSIVAFTLFLLFWGAQSWAGFLDHNDDAREHHQPTVTYGQYLQSGDFWESAGENWESEFLQMAAFVVLTAVLHQRGSAESNKLPDEPGAQEEKQQEEDSVHHPRPDAPGPVRRGGWQLGLYAHSLSTALALLFVLSMTVHALGGTAAYNEERQEHGEEPVTVAQFVTSARFWSQSLENWQSEFLAVGSMVVLTIFLRERHSAESKPVGAPHAETGK; encoded by the coding sequence ATGTCACGCATCTGGAAACACAACGGCCTGTCCATCGTCGCCTTCACGCTGTTCTTGCTGTTCTGGGGCGCGCAATCCTGGGCGGGCTTCCTCGACCACAACGACGACGCCCGCGAACACCACCAGCCGACCGTCACGTACGGCCAGTACCTGCAGAGCGGCGACTTCTGGGAGTCCGCCGGCGAGAACTGGGAAAGCGAATTCCTGCAGATGGCCGCGTTCGTCGTCCTCACCGCCGTCCTGCACCAGCGCGGCTCCGCCGAATCCAACAAACTGCCCGACGAACCCGGCGCGCAGGAGGAAAAACAACAGGAGGAGGACAGCGTCCACCACCCCCGCCCCGACGCACCCGGCCCGGTCCGCCGCGGCGGCTGGCAGCTCGGGCTGTACGCCCACTCGCTCTCCACCGCGCTCGCCCTGCTGTTCGTGCTGTCCATGACCGTCCACGCGCTCGGCGGCACCGCCGCGTACAACGAGGAACGCCAGGAGCACGGCGAGGAGCCCGTGACCGTCGCGCAATTCGTCACGAGCGCGCGGTTCTGGTCGCAGTCCTTGGAGAACTGGCAAAGCGAATTCCTCGCGGTCGGCTCCATGGTCGTCCTCACGATCTTCCTGCGCGAACGGCACTCCGCCGAATCCAAACCCGTCGGCGCTCCCCACGCGGAAACCGGCAAGTAA
- the hisZ gene encoding ATP phosphoribosyltransferase regulatory subunit yields the protein MLTPDGTRDVLPPEWAWREHLRSRLHAYFGAFGYQGVELPALEFQDHAHPQDARAFKLIDRDGRVLALRSEFTTAVLRLVRSRFPDGPFPLRLQYGGRLWLRAQASELGRLREFAQVGAELVGVDTPHADAELLLVAGGALKDLGVRARLEVGHPGFVDATLEDAGITGEAREALHAALDRKSGPDVARLARLHGLSADVQRVLNALPDLYGGAEVLADARRLAHGERARAAVERLTRIADLYGDDTLLFDLGMSRRYGYYSGFTFRAYADGVNRQILGGGRYHDAAHGTGLAGAGFAVGLERLTEVAARLMPPPVETVLAYDAHGAAFAHAQGLTVELAWTEDPLALARYARARGIRRVVRGQHLEFLEVQA from the coding sequence ATGCTGACGCCCGACGGTACGCGTGATGTCCTTCCTCCCGAGTGGGCGTGGCGTGAACACCTGCGCTCGCGCCTCCACGCGTACTTCGGCGCGTTCGGGTACCAGGGCGTGGAACTGCCGGCCCTGGAGTTTCAGGACCACGCGCACCCGCAGGACGCCCGGGCGTTCAAGCTGATCGACCGGGACGGGCGGGTGCTGGCGCTGCGCAGCGAGTTCACGACGGCGGTATTGCGTCTGGTGCGTTCGCGCTTCCCGGACGGTCCGTTCCCGCTGCGGCTGCAGTACGGCGGACGACTGTGGTTGCGCGCGCAGGCGAGCGAGCTGGGGCGCCTGCGGGAGTTCGCGCAGGTCGGCGCGGAACTGGTGGGCGTGGACACGCCGCACGCGGACGCGGAACTGCTGCTGGTGGCAGGCGGCGCCCTGAAGGACCTGGGGGTGCGCGCGCGCCTGGAGGTCGGGCACCCGGGCTTCGTGGACGCCACGCTGGAGGACGCGGGCATTACGGGTGAGGCGCGTGAGGCGCTGCACGCCGCGCTGGACCGCAAGAGCGGCCCGGATGTGGCGCGGCTCGCGCGTCTGCATGGGTTGAGTGCGGACGTGCAGCGCGTCCTGAACGCCCTGCCGGACCTGTACGGCGGCGCGGAGGTCCTCGCGGACGCCCGCCGGCTCGCGCATGGGGAGCGTGCCCGCGCGGCGGTGGAGCGCCTCACGCGCATCGCGGACCTGTACGGCGACGACACGCTGCTGTTCGACCTCGGCATGTCGCGCCGGTACGGGTACTACTCGGGGTTCACGTTCCGGGCGTACGCGGACGGCGTGAACCGCCAGATTCTGGGGGGCGGCCGGTACCATGACGCGGCGCACGGCACGGGTCTGGCCGGGGCGGGCTTCGCGGTGGGCCTGGAGCGCCTCACGGAGGTCGCGGCGCGCCTGATGCCGCCGCCGGTCGAGACGGTCCTCGCGTACGACGCGCACGGTGCGGCGTTCGCACACGCGCAGGGGCTCACGGTGGAGCTCGCGTGGACGGAGGACCCGCTGGCGCTCGCGCGGTACGCGCGAGCGCGCGGGATTCGGCGCGTGGTGCGCGGGCAGCACCTTGAGTTTCTGGAGGTGCAGGCATGA
- the hisG gene encoding ATP phosphoribosyltransferase produces MTAPSTLTLAVPKGRIFERAVDLLSRAGLPVHLPAASRALRHHFDGVTLLELRNQDVPVYVDLGVADAGIVGRDVLLESGRSVFEPLDLRFAGCRLSLIREVGAAGPITRVASKYPRLTRAYLQERGLAAEIVKLSGNIELAALTGLADAVVDLVQTGGTLRANHLEEVDVILESSARLVVNRVALKLKREQLRPLIERLRTLVAEGDA; encoded by the coding sequence ATGACGGCGCCGTCGACGCTGACGCTCGCGGTGCCCAAGGGGCGCATTTTCGAGAGGGCCGTGGACCTGCTGTCCCGCGCGGGTCTGCCCGTGCACTTGCCGGCGGCGAGCCGCGCGCTGCGGCACCATTTCGACGGCGTGACGCTGCTGGAGCTGCGCAATCAGGACGTGCCGGTGTACGTGGACCTCGGCGTCGCGGACGCGGGCATCGTGGGCCGGGACGTGCTGCTGGAGAGCGGGCGGAGTGTGTTCGAGCCGCTGGACCTGCGTTTCGCGGGGTGCCGCCTGAGCCTGATTCGTGAGGTGGGCGCGGCCGGGCCGATCACGCGCGTGGCGAGCAAGTACCCGCGCCTGACGCGCGCGTACCTGCAGGAGCGGGGGCTGGCGGCGGAAATCGTGAAGCTCAGCGGCAACATCGAGCTCGCGGCCCTGACGGGTCTCGCGGACGCGGTGGTGGACCTCGTGCAGACCGGTGGGACGCTGCGCGCGAACCACCTAGAGGAGGTGGACGTGATTCTGGAGTCCTCGGCGCGGCTGGTCGTGAACCGCGTGGCCCTGAAGCTCAAGCGTGAGCAGTTGCGTCCGTTGATTGAGCGCCTGCGGACGCTCGTCGCGGAGGGTGACGCCTGA
- a CDS encoding phosphotransferase enzyme family protein — protein sequence MLNVRLVNAGVNHVYAGEDTTGSVYVRFTHARLRDEAFLSPPVAYLRHAFERGAPVNAPLPSVAGAFVEVVRQGPDVFLASAVRGVPGVRLSAVPPTPEGYRAFGRALGELHAATRDFRPARGTPHMLEPSLPGVFPTWRWFWSRARADAARDPVIGAAFEALTPFVHAVGGLPTSWPDAPELPGGWGLTHGDARPGNALWHAGRVALIDFDEPVHGPLANDLARALLDLPPHTWRTLRGPLLDGYRSFAPLTEAWAARLPRLMAARTALMAAWGLEGGEGSGGASGSGAVVSVRALRARLSSGEFGPLGDPSF from the coding sequence GTGCTGAACGTCCGGCTCGTGAATGCGGGCGTGAATCACGTGTACGCGGGCGAGGACACCACCGGCTCGGTGTACGTGCGGTTCACGCACGCGCGCCTGCGGGACGAGGCGTTCCTGAGCCCGCCAGTCGCGTACCTGCGGCACGCGTTCGAGCGGGGGGCGCCCGTAAACGCGCCCCTGCCGAGCGTGGCGGGCGCGTTCGTGGAGGTGGTGCGGCAGGGCCCGGACGTGTTTCTCGCGTCGGCGGTGCGGGGCGTGCCGGGGGTGCGGCTGAGCGCCGTGCCGCCGACGCCGGAGGGGTACCGCGCGTTCGGTCGGGCGCTGGGGGAACTGCATGCGGCCACGCGCGACTTCCGGCCGGCACGGGGCACGCCGCACATGCTGGAGCCGTCCTTGCCGGGGGTCTTTCCGACCTGGCGGTGGTTCTGGTCGCGCGCGCGGGCCGACGCGGCACGCGACCCGGTGATCGGCGCGGCGTTCGAGGCGCTCACGCCGTTCGTGCACGCGGTGGGGGGCCTGCCGACCAGCTGGCCGGACGCGCCCGAACTGCCTGGCGGGTGGGGGCTGACGCACGGCGACGCACGCCCCGGAAACGCCCTGTGGCATGCAGGCCGCGTGGCGTTGATCGATTTTGACGAGCCGGTGCATGGGCCGCTGGCGAACGACCTCGCGCGGGCGCTGCTGGACCTGCCGCCGCACACGTGGCGGACCTTGAGGGGGCCGTTGCTTGACGGGTACCGCTCGTTCGCGCCGCTCACCGAGGCGTGGGCGGCGCGGCTGCCGCGGCTGATGGCGGCGCGCACTGCACTGATGGCCGCGTGGGGCCTGGAGGGCGGCGAGGGGTCGGGCGGTGCGAGTGGCAGTGGCGCGGTCGTGAGCGTACGGGCCCTGCGGGCGCGTCTGAGCAGCGGCGAGTTCGGCCCGCTCGGCGACCCGTCCTTCTGA
- a CDS encoding PAS domain-containing protein: MISAEQLTDHLPMGFIAVDDQWRVTRVNARARFLFRGQTLTPGLSLRDLIPNEPGSRAWSDLERAMLRRTPVEFEVFYPSMFAWHELSVIPDEHGGLALLLRDVTDRQWLLQKDAEHAYLRTLFQDASVAISIMRGPKHTFEFNNDFARNLVGGRDLEGKTVREAFPELEGQGYFELLDGVYERGEAVQGEELPATLTDPATGQTTPLLVNFSYLPLRGFDGQVSGILTLTIDVTRYARRA; encoded by the coding sequence GTGATTTCTGCGGAGCAACTCACGGACCACCTGCCGATGGGCTTCATCGCCGTGGACGATCAATGGCGCGTGACGCGCGTGAATGCCCGCGCGCGCTTCCTGTTCCGCGGACAGACCCTGACGCCTGGATTGTCGTTGCGCGACCTCATTCCGAACGAGCCGGGTTCGCGGGCGTGGTCGGATCTGGAACGCGCGATGCTGCGCCGCACGCCCGTGGAATTCGAGGTTTTCTACCCAAGCATGTTCGCGTGGCATGAGCTGAGCGTCATTCCGGACGAGCATGGCGGCCTCGCGCTGCTGCTGCGAGACGTGACCGACCGTCAGTGGCTGCTGCAGAAGGACGCGGAGCACGCCTACCTGCGCACGCTCTTTCAGGATGCGTCCGTCGCCATTTCCATCATGCGCGGGCCGAAACACACCTTCGAGTTCAACAATGATTTCGCCCGGAACCTCGTGGGCGGCCGTGACCTGGAGGGCAAGACGGTGCGCGAGGCCTTCCCGGAGTTGGAGGGGCAGGGGTATTTCGAGCTGCTGGACGGCGTGTATGAGCGGGGCGAGGCGGTGCAGGGCGAGGAGCTGCCCGCGACGCTCACCGACCCGGCCACCGGTCAGACGACCCCGCTGCTGGTGAACTTCTCGTACCTGCCCCTGCGGGGGTTTGACGGTCAGGTGTCCGGCATCCTGACCCTCACGATTGACGTGACCCGTTACGCCCGCCGCGCGTAA
- a CDS encoding sensor domain-containing diguanylate cyclase yields MLDDLRDLRDFLNATLIQLAASPSLADAETRLAPTLRAVADARLWLYHAPDTWTDPETGDTLHAPAYVGALNSDAHSVTLDTHPDSHRFLNAPCADLLPLRLRDRPLGLLWWACPPVHPDRHDVTEVFRTALCTLLEHIEQREQATAVVHYTQRLWACTDLPEATDLTLRLITRLLHADGVHFSTLHPDEPGPPGTFTLPVRGRAATRSALHVTTAHPPDPSSVHLTETVLDLYVTHLEQRNAQRLLSALLDFQTKMIDRTPDDLYQPLLEEAVRLVPGSEVGSLLVLDGEHYVYRAQVGFDWAELRHVQFPQASTRELWYGLPEDAWQGGQPRILTKERILVQGVGYRVREEHTPSTLPSVQGIAANLCVPIPYAGRVFAVLNLDNSRNADAFSSDSIEAAQLFAAQAAALLHESHQRQAIEHAARTDTLTRLPNRRAFNERLAALVQAARYDSSPLSVVVMDMSGFKRINDTYGHLAGDEALIRVGRALQAQKRRADEVFRWGGDEFAVLLPHTDEHGAHEVAARITAAVEAINVHGGGLRANIGVSTGRGLELDGSELVMTADRIMYDAKEARRARGGASR; encoded by the coding sequence ATGCTCGATGACCTCCGGGACCTCCGTGACTTCCTGAACGCCACGCTCATCCAGCTGGCGGCCTCGCCGTCGCTCGCGGACGCCGAAACGCGCCTCGCGCCCACCCTGCGCGCCGTCGCCGACGCGCGCCTCTGGCTGTACCACGCGCCGGACACCTGGACGGACCCCGAAACCGGCGACACCCTGCACGCCCCCGCCTACGTCGGCGCCCTCAACAGCGACGCCCACAGCGTCACCCTGGACACGCACCCGGACAGCCACCGCTTCCTGAACGCCCCCTGTGCGGACCTCCTCCCGCTGCGTCTGCGCGACCGCCCCCTGGGGCTGCTGTGGTGGGCGTGCCCCCCCGTCCACCCGGACCGTCACGACGTCACCGAAGTCTTCCGCACGGCCCTGTGCACGCTGCTCGAGCACATCGAGCAGCGTGAGCAGGCCACCGCCGTCGTCCACTACACCCAGCGCCTCTGGGCGTGCACCGACCTGCCTGAAGCGACTGACCTGACCCTGCGCCTCATCACGCGGCTCCTGCACGCCGACGGCGTCCACTTCAGCACCCTCCACCCGGACGAACCCGGCCCGCCCGGTACCTTCACCCTGCCCGTCCGAGGCCGCGCCGCCACCCGCAGCGCCCTGCACGTCACCACCGCGCACCCCCCCGACCCGTCCAGCGTGCACCTCACCGAAACCGTCCTCGACCTGTACGTCACGCACCTCGAGCAACGCAACGCCCAGCGCCTGTTGTCCGCCCTGCTCGACTTCCAGACGAAAATGATCGACCGGACGCCCGACGACCTGTACCAGCCCCTCCTTGAAGAAGCCGTGCGTCTCGTGCCCGGCAGCGAGGTCGGCTCCCTGCTCGTGCTCGACGGCGAGCACTACGTGTACCGCGCGCAGGTCGGGTTCGACTGGGCGGAGCTGCGGCACGTCCAGTTCCCGCAGGCGTCCACGCGCGAACTCTGGTACGGCCTGCCCGAGGACGCTTGGCAGGGCGGACAGCCGCGCATCCTCACGAAAGAACGCATCCTCGTGCAGGGCGTCGGCTACCGCGTCCGCGAGGAACACACGCCCAGCACCCTCCCGTCCGTGCAAGGCATCGCCGCGAACCTGTGCGTCCCCATTCCGTACGCCGGGCGGGTCTTCGCGGTCCTGAACCTCGACAACAGCCGCAACGCAGACGCCTTCAGCAGCGACAGCATCGAAGCGGCGCAACTGTTCGCCGCGCAGGCCGCTGCGCTCCTGCACGAAAGCCACCAGCGGCAGGCCATCGAGCACGCCGCCCGCACCGACACCCTCACGCGCCTCCCGAACCGCCGCGCCTTCAACGAACGCCTCGCCGCGCTCGTGCAGGCCGCGCGGTACGACAGCAGCCCGCTGAGCGTCGTCGTCATGGACATGAGCGGCTTCAAGCGCATCAACGACACCTACGGGCACCTCGCCGGCGACGAGGCCCTGATCCGCGTGGGCCGCGCCCTCCAAGCCCAGAAGCGCCGCGCGGACGAGGTGTTCCGCTGGGGCGGCGACGAATTCGCCGTGCTCCTCCCACACACCGACGAGCACGGCGCGCACGAGGTCGCCGCGCGCATCACCGCCGCCGTGGAGGCCATCAACGTGCACGGCGGCGGCCTGCGCGCCAACATCGGCGTCTCCACCGGGCGCGGCCTGGAACTCGACGGCAGCGAACTGGTCATGACCGCTGACCGCATCATGTACGACGCCAAGGAAGCGCGCCGCGCGCGTGGCGGCGCCAGCCGCTGA
- a CDS encoding NAD(P)/FAD-dependent oxidoreductase: MKTLILGAGYGGLAAATKLKPTPGLDVTLIDQNPYHVYDTRLHEAAAHNTNVTLPIEPLLANTGVKFQVASIDHVDLDAKAVHTKDGQQLSYDTLVIALGSITNFYKIPGLQEHASELKELSDAAEIYNFVQRAAKPDFKGNRDIIVGGAGLTGVELVTELAKRNEAISKETGLPKFNIYLVEAAPVILPIVEEALRAKTLDILRDYGIQVLTSHKLLGATETGVKVGTPEDGERTIDGGKVIWTGGIMAVDRVRGSKIEKGPAGRLLVDKTLRLPAYPDVFVLGDLALATNQDGKPVPTTAQHAGQEGRLMGENLMRLVRGENLMPYEPYTQGEFISLGGLLAVGWMQLPGNMKLNMSGGAAHIMKRASEWRWRASVGKPL; this comes from the coding sequence ATGAAGACCCTCATCCTCGGCGCTGGCTACGGCGGCCTCGCAGCAGCCACCAAACTCAAACCCACCCCCGGCCTCGACGTCACCCTCATCGACCAGAACCCCTACCACGTGTACGACACCCGCCTCCACGAGGCCGCCGCACACAACACCAACGTCACCCTCCCCATCGAACCCCTGCTCGCCAACACCGGCGTGAAATTCCAGGTCGCCAGCATCGACCACGTCGACCTCGACGCCAAAGCCGTCCACACCAAAGACGGCCAGCAGCTCAGCTACGACACCCTCGTCATCGCGCTCGGCAGCATCACCAACTTCTACAAGATTCCCGGCCTGCAGGAACACGCCAGCGAACTCAAGGAACTCAGCGACGCCGCCGAGATCTACAACTTCGTGCAGCGCGCCGCCAAACCCGACTTCAAAGGCAACCGCGACATCATCGTCGGCGGCGCCGGCCTCACCGGCGTGGAACTCGTCACCGAACTCGCCAAGCGTAACGAGGCCATCAGCAAGGAAACCGGCCTGCCCAAATTCAACATCTACCTCGTTGAAGCCGCTCCGGTGATCCTCCCCATCGTCGAAGAAGCCCTGCGCGCCAAAACGCTCGACATCCTCCGCGACTACGGCATCCAGGTCCTCACCAGCCACAAACTCCTCGGCGCCACCGAAACCGGCGTGAAGGTCGGCACCCCCGAAGACGGCGAACGCACCATCGACGGCGGCAAGGTCATCTGGACCGGCGGCATCATGGCCGTCGACCGCGTGCGCGGCAGCAAGATCGAAAAAGGCCCCGCCGGGCGCCTCCTCGTCGACAAAACCCTGCGCCTCCCCGCCTACCCCGACGTGTTCGTGCTCGGCGACCTCGCCCTCGCCACCAACCAGGACGGCAAACCCGTGCCCACCACCGCGCAGCACGCCGGCCAGGAAGGCCGCCTGATGGGCGAGAACCTCATGCGCCTCGTGCGCGGCGAGAACCTCATGCCGTACGAGCCCTACACCCAGGGCGAATTCATCAGCCTCGGCGGCCTGCTCGCCGTCGGCTGGATGCAGCTTCCCGGCAACATGAAACTCAACATGTCCGGCGGCGCCGCGCACATCATGAAACGCGCCAGTGAGTGGCGCTGGCGCGCCAGCGTCGGCAAACCCCTCTAA
- a CDS encoding LacI family DNA-binding transcriptional regulator — MRKPTIQDVARLAGVGVGTVSRVLNNHAAVKDSTREGVLRAIRELEYTPNPHARRIAGGKSYTVSVLLPVVTTEFYLRLLDGLEHAFQEARYDVAIFPLLDRRRLERYLGSHTLAYQADGLVMATYNLTHLFQGHQLPRTQPTVLVDAHSADVDCAFMDNGLGGRLAGEHVAAQPGEVRAIWVETELDQVFTTRVFDERRAGFHEAMRASGRAVTAEYVSSFDPLAARTVASQLLDEAQLPCTVFASADLLAGALLDEARVRGIRVGEDLRVVGFDDQPWAEARGLTTLHQPVEAMGYEAAQLLLSRFAGHKGPARSRRFEPTLIVRGSTSGEGTAG; from the coding sequence ATGCGCAAACCCACCATTCAGGACGTGGCGCGGCTGGCCGGCGTGGGCGTCGGTACCGTGTCACGGGTCCTCAACAACCACGCGGCCGTCAAGGACAGCACCCGCGAGGGCGTCCTGCGCGCCATCCGCGAACTGGAGTACACCCCCAACCCGCACGCGCGGCGCATCGCGGGCGGGAAGTCCTACACCGTCAGCGTCCTGCTGCCGGTCGTCACGACCGAGTTCTACCTGCGCCTGCTCGACGGCCTGGAGCACGCCTTCCAGGAAGCGCGGTACGACGTGGCGATCTTCCCGCTGCTGGACCGCCGCCGACTGGAACGCTACCTGGGCAGCCACACGCTCGCGTACCAGGCGGACGGCCTCGTCATGGCGACGTACAACCTCACGCACCTGTTCCAGGGGCATCAGCTGCCGCGCACGCAGCCGACGGTGCTGGTGGACGCGCACAGCGCGGACGTGGACTGCGCGTTCATGGACAACGGCCTGGGGGGGCGTCTTGCCGGGGAGCACGTGGCGGCGCAGCCCGGAGAGGTGCGCGCCATCTGGGTCGAGACGGAACTCGATCAGGTGTTCACGACGCGCGTCTTCGACGAGCGCCGCGCCGGCTTCCATGAAGCGATGCGCGCGTCGGGCCGCGCCGTGACGGCGGAGTACGTGAGTTCTTTCGATCCGCTGGCGGCGCGCACGGTCGCGTCGCAGCTGCTGGATGAGGCGCAGCTGCCGTGCACGGTGTTCGCGTCGGCGGACCTGCTGGCGGGCGCGCTGCTGGACGAGGCGCGCGTGCGGGGCATCCGGGTGGGGGAGGACCTGCGGGTGGTGGGGTTCGACGATCAGCCGTGGGCGGAGGCGCGCGGCCTGACGACGCTGCATCAGCCGGTCGAGGCGATGGGGTACGAGGCGGCGCAGCTGCTGCTGTCGCGCTTCGCGGGGCATAAGGGGCCGGCGCGTTCGCGGCGGTTCGAGCCGACCCTGATCGTGCGCGGCAGCACGAGCGGGGAGGGCACAGCCGGGTAG